The following is a genomic window from Niabella soli DSM 19437.
TTGCACCATTTATTGCCCAATAATCCTTTCCTGGTATGTGCGCTGGATATGGCGGCCTGGGATATCTGGGGTAAACTGAACAATAAACCTCTGTACAAAATGTGGAACGGGGATATAACAAAAAACCCGCTGGGCGATTTTACCATCGGTATTGATACCGTTGATAAAATGGTAGCCAAGTTAAATGAGTTTCCCTGGCCCATTTATAAAGTGAAGGTAGGTACGGCGGATGATATTGCGATCGTAAAAGCCCTAAGGGGGGCAACAGACGCCCCCTTGCGGGTAGATGCCAATGCCGGCTGGGAGTTGGAAACGGCCCTGCAGCTTATTCCTCAATTAAAAGAATTAGGAGTGGAGTATGTAGAGCAGCCCCTGGCGAGGGATAACTGGGAGGGGATGCAGGCGCTTTATAAAGAATCGGCATTGCCCCTGTACGCCGATGAGGCCTGCGTATTTGAATCTGATGTGGAAAAATGTGCCGGTTGTTTTCATGGTATCAATATCAAGTTAACCAAATGCAGCGGCATTACGCCGGCATTGCGCATGATCGATAAAGCCCGGGAGCTGGGATTGAAAATTATGGTAGGTTGTATGAATGAAAGCACGGTAGGGTCCGCCGCTATTGCGCAACTGGCGCCGTTTATTGATCACCTGGATGTGGATGGCCCTTTATTACAAACGGAAGATGTGGCTACAGGATTGGGGTTTGATTACGGGAAATTAATTTATAGTAACGAGCCGGGGCTGGGCATTACGTATACCGGTTTGTTTGAGAAAAAGTGAAGGAGCAATGGTGAATGGTGTATTGTGAATAGGAAGTAGGAAGTTGCAAGTAGGGTGCAAACCCGCAAATACTCTGTGAACCGGAAACCTGAAACAGGCATTAAGCATCATGCGTTCAGCATTGAACCACAAACGATAAACGATAAATAAGAGATGG
Proteins encoded in this region:
- a CDS encoding dipeptide epimerase is translated as MQFNYYPFRLKFRHPFTISKGTKTHQPTLIVELEHFGVRGYGEAPAITYYNITVEEMIRDLEAKRPMLEKFAFTEPDRYWHFLHHLLPNNPFLVCALDMAAWDIWGKLNNKPLYKMWNGDITKNPLGDFTIGIDTVDKMVAKLNEFPWPIYKVKVGTADDIAIVKALRGATDAPLRVDANAGWELETALQLIPQLKELGVEYVEQPLARDNWEGMQALYKESALPLYADEACVFESDVEKCAGCFHGINIKLTKCSGITPALRMIDKARELGLKIMVGCMNESTVGSAAIAQLAPFIDHLDVDGPLLQTEDVATGLGFDYGKLIYSNEPGLGITYTGLFEKK